A portion of the Bacillus thuringiensis genome contains these proteins:
- the rpsS gene encoding 30S ribosomal protein S19 produces MARSLKKGPFVDDHLMSKMEKLVASEQKQVVKTWSRRSTIFPQFIGHTIAVYDGRKHVPVYITEDMVGHKLGEFAPTRTYKGHLADDKKTRR; encoded by the coding sequence ATGGCTCGTAGCTTAAAAAAAGGACCATTTGTCGATGATCACTTAATGAGCAAAATGGAAAAATTAGTTGCATCTGAGCAAAAACAAGTTGTTAAAACTTGGTCTCGCCGTTCAACAATCTTCCCTCAGTTCATCGGACACACAATCGCTGTATATGATGGTCGTAAACACGTACCTGTGTACATCACTGAGGATATGGTTGGCCATAAGTTAGGTGAATTCGCACCAACTCGTACGTATAAAGGTCACCTTGCTGACGATAAGAAAACTAGAAGATAA
- the rpsJ gene encoding 30S ribosomal protein S10, producing MAKEKIRIRLKAYDHRILDQSAEKIVETAKRSGATVSGPIPLPTEKTIYTILRAVHKYKDSREQFEMRTHKRLIDIVSPTPQTVDSLMRLDLPSGVDIEIKL from the coding sequence ATGGCAAAAGAAAAAATTCGTATCCGTTTAAAAGCTTATGATCACCGTATTCTTGATCAATCAGCTGAGAAAATTGTAGAAACAGCTAAGCGTTCTGGGGCAACAGTTTCTGGTCCGATCCCATTACCAACTGAGAAGACTATTTACACAATTCTTCGTGCTGTTCATAAGTACAAAGATTCTCGTGAGCAATTCGAAATGCGCACACACAAACGTTTAATCGATATCGTGAGTCCTACTCCACAAACAGTAGATTCATTAATGCGTTTAGACTTACCGTCTGGTGTAGATATCGAAATCAAACTATAA
- the rpmC gene encoding 50S ribosomal protein L29, with protein MKTNDIRELTTAEIETKVKALKEELFNLRFQLATGQLENPTRIREVRKAIARMKTVVREREIGINR; from the coding sequence ATGAAAACTAATGATATTCGTGAATTAACCACTGCCGAAATCGAAACAAAAGTTAAAGCTTTAAAGGAAGAGTTGTTTAATCTTCGCTTCCAACTTGCTACAGGACAATTAGAGAATCCAACTCGCATTCGTGAAGTGCGTAAAGCAATTGCTCGTATGAAAACTGTAGTTCGTGAAAGAGAGATCGGAATTAATCGATAA
- the rpsQ gene encoding 30S ribosomal protein S17 — MSERNQRKVYTGRVVSDKMDKTITVLVETYKTHSLYGKRVKYSKKYKAHDEQNQAKLGDIVKIMETRPLSATKRFRLVEIVEEAVII, encoded by the coding sequence GTGAGCGAACGTAACCAACGCAAAGTTTATACTGGTCGTGTAGTGTCTGACAAAATGGACAAAACGATTACAGTTTTAGTTGAAACTTACAAAACTCATTCCTTGTACGGAAAACGTGTTAAGTATTCTAAGAAGTACAAAGCCCATGATGAGCAAAACCAAGCGAAACTTGGCGATATCGTTAAAATCATGGAAACTCGCCCGCTTTCTGCTACTAAGCGTTTCCGTTTAGTTGAAATCGTTGAAGAAGCGGTTATTATCTAA
- the fusA gene encoding elongation factor G: MTREFSLENTRNIGIMAHIDAGKTTATERILYYTGRIHKIGETHEGASQMDWMEQEQERGITITSAATTAQWKGHRVNIIDTPGHVDFTVEVERSLRVLDGAVAVLDAQSGVEPQTETVWRQATTYGVPRIVFVNKMDKIGADFLYSVGTIHDRLQANAHPIQLPIGAEDEFNGIIDLVEECAYMYGNDLGTDIERVEIPEEHKELAEEYRGKLIEAVAELDEEMMMKYLEGEEITVEELKAGIRKATTSVEFFPVICGSAFKNKGVQILLDAVIDYLPSPLDVPAIKGTLPDTDEEIERKSSDEEPFAALAFKIMTDPYVGKLTFFRVYSGVLNSGSYVKNSTKGKRERVGRILQMHANSREEISTVYAGDIAAAVGLKDTTTGDTLCDEKSLVILESMEFPEPVISVAIEPKSKADQDKMGTALSKLSEEDPTFRAHTDQETGQTIIAGMGELHLDIIVDRMRREFKVEANVGAPQVAYRETFRAAAKVEGKFARQSGGRGQFGHVWIEFAPNEEGKGFEFENKIVGGVVPREYIPAVGAGLEDSLKNGVLAGYPLVDIKAALVDGSYHDVDSSEMAFKIAASMALKAAVSKCNPVILEPMMKVEVVIPEEYMGDIMGDVTSRRGRVEGMEARGNAQVVRAMVPLSEMFGYATALRSNTQGRGTFSMTFDHYEEVPKSVSEEIIKKNKGE; encoded by the coding sequence ATGACAAGAGAGTTCTCTTTAGAAAACACTCGTAATATTGGTATCATGGCTCACATCGATGCTGGTAAAACAACAGCAACTGAGCGTATTCTGTATTACACAGGACGTATTCATAAAATCGGTGAAACTCATGAAGGTGCATCTCAGATGGACTGGATGGAGCAAGAGCAAGAGCGTGGTATCACAATTACTTCTGCTGCAACTACAGCTCAATGGAAAGGTCACCGTGTAAACATCATTGATACTCCAGGACACGTAGACTTCACAGTAGAAGTAGAACGTTCTTTACGCGTACTTGATGGTGCGGTAGCAGTACTTGATGCACAATCTGGTGTAGAACCACAAACAGAAACTGTTTGGCGTCAGGCTACTACTTACGGTGTACCTCGTATCGTATTCGTTAACAAAATGGATAAGATCGGTGCAGATTTCTTATACTCTGTAGGAACAATCCACGATCGTTTACAAGCAAACGCACATCCAATTCAGTTACCAATCGGTGCTGAAGACGAGTTCAATGGTATCATTGACCTTGTTGAAGAGTGTGCTTATATGTACGGTAACGATTTAGGAACAGACATCGAGCGTGTCGAAATTCCTGAAGAGCACAAAGAACTAGCTGAAGAATACCGTGGAAAGCTTATTGAAGCGGTAGCTGAGCTTGATGAAGAAATGATGATGAAGTACCTAGAAGGTGAAGAAATCACTGTAGAAGAGCTTAAAGCTGGTATCCGTAAGGCTACAACTTCTGTAGAATTCTTCCCAGTAATCTGTGGTTCTGCATTCAAAAACAAAGGTGTTCAAATTCTGTTAGACGCAGTTATCGACTACCTACCATCTCCATTAGATGTACCTGCTATTAAAGGTACTCTTCCGGATACAGATGAAGAAATCGAACGTAAGTCTAGCGATGAAGAACCATTCGCAGCTTTAGCATTCAAAATCATGACTGACCCTTATGTTGGTAAGTTAACGTTCTTCCGTGTGTACTCTGGTGTGTTAAACTCTGGATCATACGTGAAAAACTCAACTAAAGGTAAGCGTGAGCGTGTAGGACGTATCCTACAAATGCACGCTAACAGCCGTGAAGAGATTTCAACAGTTTACGCTGGTGATATCGCTGCTGCTGTAGGTTTAAAAGATACTACTACTGGTGATACTCTTTGTGACGAGAAGAGCCTTGTTATCCTTGAGTCTATGGAATTCCCAGAGCCAGTTATCTCTGTAGCTATCGAACCAAAATCTAAAGCTGACCAAGATAAAATGGGTACAGCATTATCTAAGCTTTCTGAAGAAGATCCAACATTCCGTGCTCACACTGACCAAGAAACTGGCCAAACTATCATCGCTGGTATGGGTGAACTTCACCTTGATATCATCGTTGACCGTATGCGCCGTGAATTCAAAGTTGAGGCAAACGTTGGTGCTCCTCAGGTAGCATACCGTGAAACTTTCCGCGCTGCTGCGAAAGTTGAAGGTAAGTTTGCTCGTCAATCTGGTGGACGTGGACAATTCGGTCACGTTTGGATTGAGTTTGCACCTAACGAAGAAGGTAAAGGATTTGAATTCGAAAACAAAATCGTCGGCGGTGTAGTTCCACGTGAATACATCCCAGCTGTTGGAGCGGGTCTTGAAGACTCACTTAAAAATGGTGTACTAGCTGGTTACCCACTAGTTGACATTAAAGCAGCATTAGTTGACGGTTCTTACCATGATGTCGATTCATCTGAGATGGCGTTCAAAATCGCTGCATCTATGGCACTTAAAGCTGCGGTTTCTAAATGTAACCCAGTAATTCTTGAGCCAATGATGAAAGTTGAAGTTGTAATTCCTGAAGAGTACATGGGAGACATCATGGGTGACGTAACATCTCGTCGTGGACGTGTAGAAGGTATGGAAGCTCGCGGTAACGCACAAGTTGTTCGCGCTATGGTTCCACTTTCTGAAATGTTCGGTTATGCGACAGCATTACGTTCTAACACTCAAGGCCGCGGAACATTCTCAATGACATTTGATCATTATGAAGAAGTACCGAAGTCTGTTTCAGAAGAAATTATTAAAAAAAATAAAGGCGAATAA
- the rpsN gene encoding 30S ribosomal protein S14: MAKKSMIAKQKRTPKFKVQEYTRCERCGRPHSVYRKFKLCRICFRELAYKGQIPGVKKASW, from the coding sequence GTGGCTAAAAAATCTATGATAGCGAAACAAAAGCGTACTCCTAAGTTTAAAGTACAAGAGTATACACGTTGCGAACGCTGCGGTCGTCCGCATTCTGTATACCGCAAATTTAAACTTTGCCGTATTTGTTTCCGTGAACTTGCATATAAAGGTCAAATTCCTGGTGTTAAAAAAGCTAGTTGGTAA
- the rplB gene encoding 50S ribosomal protein L2 yields MGIKKYNPTTNGRRNMTTNDFAEITTDRPEKSLLAPLSKKAGRNNQGKITVRHQGGGHKRQYRIIDFKRNKDGIPGRVATIEYDPNRSANIALINYVDGEKRYILAPKSLEVGMEVMSGPEADIKIGNALPLINIPVGTVVHNIELKPGRGGQLVRSAGTSAQVLGKEGKYVLVRLTSGEVRLVLSACRASIGQVGNEQHELIKIGKAGRSRWLGKRPTVRGSVMNPVDHPHGGGEGRSPIGRKSPMSPWGKPTLGFKTRKKNKASDKFIVRRRKK; encoded by the coding sequence ATGGGAATTAAAAAGTATAATCCAACTACTAACGGTCGTCGTAACATGACTACGAATGATTTCGCTGAAATCACGACTGACAGACCGGAAAAGTCTTTACTTGCTCCTTTAAGCAAAAAGGCTGGTCGTAATAACCAAGGTAAAATTACTGTACGTCATCAAGGTGGCGGACATAAGCGTCAATACCGTATCATCGACTTTAAGCGTAACAAAGATGGAATTCCAGGACGCGTTGCTACGATCGAATATGATCCAAACCGCTCTGCGAATATCGCATTAATTAACTACGTTGACGGTGAAAAACGTTACATTCTTGCTCCTAAATCTTTAGAAGTAGGTATGGAAGTTATGTCTGGCCCAGAAGCTGACATCAAAATCGGTAACGCATTACCATTAATCAACATTCCAGTAGGTACTGTTGTTCATAACATCGAGCTTAAGCCTGGTCGTGGCGGACAATTAGTTCGTTCTGCTGGTACATCTGCTCAAGTACTTGGTAAAGAAGGTAAATACGTACTTGTACGTTTAACTTCTGGTGAAGTACGTCTTGTATTATCTGCTTGTCGCGCTTCAATCGGTCAAGTAGGTAACGAACAACATGAACTTATCAAAATCGGTAAAGCAGGTCGCTCTCGCTGGTTAGGTAAACGCCCAACAGTTCGTGGTTCTGTAATGAACCCAGTTGATCACCCACACGGTGGTGGTGAAGGTCGTTCTCCAATCGGACGTAAGTCTCCAATGTCTCCATGGGGTAAACCAACTCTTGGATTCAAGACTCGTAAGAAAAACAAAGCGTCTGACAAATTTATCGTTCGTCGTCGTAAAAAATAA
- the rplW gene encoding 50S ribosomal protein L23, which translates to MRDPRDIIKRPVITERSMEMMAEKKYTFDVDVKSNKTEVKDAIEAIFGVNVDKVNIMNYKPKAKRVGRHAGFTSRRRKAIVKLTADSKEIEIFQGV; encoded by the coding sequence ATGAGAGATCCTCGTGATATCATTAAGCGCCCAGTTATCACTGAACGTTCTATGGAAATGATGGCTGAAAAAAAATATACGTTCGACGTGGACGTTAAATCTAATAAAACAGAGGTTAAAGACGCTATCGAAGCGATCTTTGGTGTTAATGTAGACAAAGTAAACATCATGAACTACAAGCCGAAAGCAAAACGTGTTGGTCGTCACGCTGGTTTTACTAGCCGTCGTCGTAAAGCAATCGTTAAGCTAACTGCTGACAGCAAAGAAATCGAAATCTTCCAAGGCGTTTAA
- the rplP gene encoding 50S ribosomal protein L16, producing the protein MLMPKRVKYRREHRGKMRGRAKGGTEIAFGEFGLQAQAASWITNRQIEAARRAMTRYMKRGGKVWIKIFPSKPYTAKPLEVRMGSGKGAPEGWVAVVKPGKIMFEIAGVSEEVAREALRLAAHKLPVKCKFVKREENGGESNEN; encoded by the coding sequence ATGTTAATGCCAAAACGCGTAAAATATCGTAGAGAGCATCGTGGTAAAATGCGTGGTCGTGCTAAAGGTGGAACTGAAATTGCTTTCGGTGAATTCGGTTTACAAGCACAAGCTGCTTCATGGATTACAAACCGTCAAATCGAAGCTGCTCGTCGTGCAATGACTCGTTACATGAAACGTGGCGGTAAAGTATGGATTAAAATTTTCCCTTCTAAACCTTACACTGCAAAACCTCTAGAAGTACGTATGGGTTCCGGTAAAGGGGCACCAGAAGGCTGGGTAGCAGTAGTAAAACCTGGGAAAATTATGTTCGAAATCGCGGGTGTATCTGAAGAGGTAGCACGCGAAGCATTACGTCTTGCAGCTCACAAGTTACCTGTGAAATGTAAATTCGTAAAACGTGAAGAAAATGGTGGTGAATCTAATGAAAACTAA
- the rplD gene encoding 50S ribosomal protein L4, protein MPKVTVYNQTGSQVGEIELAEAIFGIEPNEAVLFEAVMMQRASLRQGTHKVKTRSEVRGGGRKPWRQKGTGRARQGSIRSPQWRGGGTVFGPTPRSYAYKLPKKVRRLAIKSALATKVVENNIVVLEDLVLNAPKTKDMLAVLKGLTVEKKALIVTADANESVELSARNIPGVTVITAEGVNVLDVLHHDKLIMTKAAVEKVEEVLA, encoded by the coding sequence ATGCCAAAAGTTACTGTATATAACCAAACTGGTTCACAGGTTGGTGAAATCGAATTAGCTGAAGCTATTTTCGGTATCGAACCAAATGAAGCTGTACTTTTCGAAGCTGTAATGATGCAACGTGCATCTTTACGTCAAGGTACACACAAAGTAAAAACTCGTTCTGAAGTTCGTGGTGGTGGTCGTAAACCATGGCGTCAAAAAGGAACTGGACGTGCTCGTCAAGGGTCTATCCGCTCTCCTCAATGGCGTGGTGGTGGTACGGTATTCGGACCTACACCAAGAAGCTATGCGTACAAACTTCCTAAGAAGGTTCGTCGTTTAGCAATCAAATCTGCATTAGCTACTAAAGTAGTTGAGAACAACATTGTAGTTCTTGAAGACCTAGTGTTAAATGCACCAAAAACAAAAGACATGCTAGCAGTACTTAAAGGATTAACTGTTGAGAAGAAAGCTCTTATCGTAACTGCTGATGCAAACGAATCTGTAGAGTTATCTGCTCGCAATATCCCTGGAGTAACAGTAATCACTGCTGAAGGCGTAAACGTTTTAGACGTACTTCATCATGATAAGCTAATCATGACAAAAGCGGCAGTGGAAAAAGTAGAGGAGGTGCTTGCATAA
- the rplE gene encoding 50S ribosomal protein L5, with the protein MNRLKEKFQKEITPALVSKFNYKSVMEVPKIEKIVINTGVGDAVSNSKALDNAVEELTQIAGQKPVVTRAKKSIAGFRLREGMPIGAKVTLRGEQMYEFFDKLVSVSLPRVRDFRGVSKKSFDGRGNYTLGVKEQLIFPEIDYDKVSKVRGMDIVIVTTAKTDEEARELLTQFGMPFQK; encoded by the coding sequence TTGAATCGCCTTAAAGAGAAGTTCCAAAAGGAAATTACTCCTGCTCTAGTGAGCAAGTTTAACTATAAATCTGTGATGGAAGTACCGAAAATCGAAAAGATCGTAATCAACACTGGTGTTGGTGACGCGGTATCTAACTCAAAAGCTTTAGACAATGCAGTAGAAGAATTAACACAAATCGCAGGTCAAAAACCTGTTGTAACTCGTGCTAAAAAATCAATCGCTGGTTTCCGTCTTCGTGAAGGTATGCCAATCGGTGCGAAAGTAACTTTACGCGGCGAGCAAATGTATGAGTTCTTCGACAAATTAGTATCGGTTTCTTTACCACGTGTACGTGATTTCCGTGGTGTTTCTAAGAAATCATTCGATGGTCGTGGGAACTACACATTAGGTGTTAAAGAGCAACTTATCTTCCCTGAGATTGATTATGATAAAGTAAGCAAAGTCCGCGGTATGGACATCGTAATCGTTACTACAGCGAAAACTGATGAAGAAGCTCGTGAACTTTTAACACAATTCGGTATGCCATTCCAAAAATAA
- the rplC gene encoding 50S ribosomal protein L3, giving the protein MTKGILGRKIGMTQVFAENGELIPVTVIAANPNVVLQKKTTETDGYNAIQLGFEDKREKLTNKPEQGHTAKASTTPKRFIREIRDADVDGLEVGQEVKVEVFAAGEIVDVTGISKGKGFQGVIKRHGQSRGPMSHGSRYHRRPGSMGPVAPNRVFKGKKLAGRMGGDQVTIQNLEIVQVDTERNLLLVKGNVPGAKKSLVVVQGAVKVSK; this is encoded by the coding sequence ATGACCAAAGGAATCTTAGGAAGAAAGATCGGTATGACTCAAGTATTTGCTGAGAACGGTGAGTTAATCCCAGTAACAGTTATCGCTGCTAATCCAAACGTTGTTCTTCAAAAGAAAACAACTGAAACTGATGGCTACAATGCAATCCAGTTAGGATTTGAAGACAAACGTGAAAAGTTAACTAACAAACCTGAACAAGGCCACACTGCTAAAGCATCTACAACTCCTAAGCGCTTCATTCGCGAAATCCGCGATGCAGACGTGGACGGATTAGAGGTTGGTCAAGAGGTAAAAGTTGAAGTTTTCGCTGCAGGTGAAATCGTTGACGTAACAGGAATTTCTAAAGGTAAAGGTTTCCAAGGTGTTATCAAACGCCACGGACAATCTCGCGGACCTATGTCTCATGGTTCTCGCTATCACCGTCGTCCAGGTTCAATGGGCCCAGTTGCTCCGAACCGTGTATTCAAAGGCAAAAAACTTGCTGGACGTATGGGTGGAGACCAAGTTACTATCCAAAACTTAGAAATCGTTCAAGTTGACACTGAGCGCAACTTATTACTAGTAAAAGGTAACGTTCCAGGTGCTAAGAAATCTCTTGTAGTTGTTCAAGGCGCTGTGAAGGTTAGCAAATAA
- the rplX gene encoding 50S ribosomal protein L24, producing the protein MHVKKGDKVQVITGKDKGKQGVILVAFPKQNRVIVEGVNIVKKHSKPSQLNPQGGIITKEAPIHVSNVMILDPKTGEPTRVGFKVEDGKKVRIAKKSGELLDK; encoded by the coding sequence ATGCATGTAAAAAAAGGTGATAAAGTACAGGTAATCACTGGTAAAGACAAAGGAAAACAAGGCGTTATCCTTGTGGCTTTCCCAAAGCAAAACCGTGTTATCGTTGAGGGTGTCAATATCGTTAAGAAGCACTCTAAGCCATCTCAATTAAATCCACAAGGTGGAATTATTACTAAAGAAGCACCTATTCACGTTTCTAACGTTATGATTTTAGATCCGAAAACAGGTGAACCTACTCGTGTAGGCTTCAAAGTAGAAGATGGTAAAAAAGTTCGTATTGCAAAAAAATCTGGTGAATTATTAGATAAATAA
- the tuf gene encoding elongation factor Tu has protein sequence MAKAKFERSKPHVNIGTIGHVDHGKTTLTAAITTVLAKAGGAEARGYDQIDAAPEERERGITISTAHVEYETETRHYAHVDCPGHADYVKNMITGAAQMDGGILVVSAADGPMPQTREHILLSRQVGVPYIVVFLNKCDMVDDEELLELVEMEVRDLLSEYGFPGDDIPVIKGSALKALQGEADWEAKIIELMTEVDAYIPTPERETDKPFLMPIEDVFSITGRGTVATGRVERGIVKVGDVVEIIGLAEENASTTVTGVEMFRKLLDQAQAGDNIGALLRGVAREDIQRGQVLAKTGSVKAHAKFKAEVFVLSKEEGGRHTPFFANYRPQFYFRTTDVTGIIQLPEGTEMVMPGDNIEMTIELIAPIAIEEGTKFSIREGGRTVGYGVVATIVE, from the coding sequence ATGGCTAAAGCTAAATTCGAACGTTCTAAACCCCATGTTAACATCGGTACAATCGGCCACGTTGACCATGGTAAAACTACATTAACTGCTGCGATCACTACAGTTCTTGCAAAAGCTGGTGGTGCTGAAGCACGCGGATACGATCAAATCGACGCTGCTCCAGAAGAAAGAGAGCGCGGAATCACAATCTCAACTGCACACGTTGAGTACGAAACTGAAACTCGTCACTATGCACACGTTGACTGCCCAGGTCACGCTGACTATGTTAAAAACATGATCACTGGTGCTGCTCAAATGGACGGCGGTATCTTAGTAGTATCTGCTGCTGATGGTCCAATGCCTCAAACACGTGAGCACATCCTTCTTTCTCGTCAAGTAGGTGTTCCTTACATCGTTGTATTCTTAAACAAATGCGACATGGTAGACGACGAAGAATTATTAGAATTAGTAGAAATGGAAGTTCGTGACCTATTATCTGAATACGGATTCCCAGGCGACGACATTCCTGTAATCAAAGGTTCTGCTCTTAAAGCTCTTCAAGGAGAAGCTGATTGGGAAGCAAAAATCATTGAATTAATGACTGAAGTTGATGCTTACATCCCAACTCCAGAACGTGAAACTGACAAACCATTCTTAATGCCTATCGAGGATGTATTCTCTATCACAGGTCGTGGTACAGTTGCAACTGGTCGTGTAGAGCGCGGAATCGTTAAAGTTGGTGACGTAGTAGAAATCATCGGTCTTGCTGAAGAGAATGCTTCTACAACTGTAACTGGTGTAGAAATGTTCCGTAAACTTCTTGACCAAGCTCAAGCTGGAGACAACATCGGTGCTCTTCTTCGTGGGGTTGCTCGTGAAGACATCCAACGTGGACAAGTTCTTGCTAAAACTGGCTCTGTAAAAGCACACGCTAAATTCAAAGCTGAAGTTTTCGTATTATCTAAAGAAGAAGGTGGACGTCACACTCCATTCTTCGCTAACTACCGTCCTCAGTTCTACTTCCGTACAACTGACGTAACTGGTATCATCCAATTACCAGAAGGTACTGAAATGGTAATGCCTGGTGACAACATCGAAATGACTATCGAACTTATCGCTCCAATCGCTATCGAAGAGGGAACTAAATTCTCTATTCGTGAAGGTGGACGTACAGTAGGTTACGGTGTAGTTGCTACTATCGTTGAGTAA
- the rplV gene encoding 50S ribosomal protein L22, producing MQAKAVARTVRIAPRKVRLVVDLIRGKQVGEAIAILNHTPKTASPVVEKVLKSAIANAEHNYEMDINNLVVEKVFVDEGPTLKRFRPRAMGRASQINKRTSHITVVVSEKKEG from the coding sequence ATGCAAGCTAAAGCAGTAGCGAGAACAGTTCGTATTGCTCCTCGTAAAGTTCGTTTAGTAGTAGACTTAATCCGAGGTAAGCAAGTGGGTGAAGCGATTGCTATCCTTAACCACACACCAAAAACTGCTTCTCCAGTTGTAGAAAAAGTTTTAAAATCTGCAATCGCAAATGCAGAGCACAATTATGAGATGGACATTAACAACCTAGTTGTTGAAAAAGTTTTCGTTGACGAAGGTCCAACGTTGAAACGTTTCCGTCCACGTGCAATGGGTCGTGCAAGCCAAATTAACAAACGCACAAGCCACATCACAGTTGTGGTATCAGAAAAGAAGGAGGGATAA
- the rpsC gene encoding 30S ribosomal protein S3, whose translation MGQKVNPIGLRVGVIRDWESRWFAEKDYATLLHEDIKIREYINVRLKDSAVAKVEIERAANRVNVTIHTAKPGMVIGKGGTEVEALRKALNQLTGKRVHINILEVKRADLNAKLVGENIARQLENRVSFRRAQKQVIQRAMRAGAKGIKTQVSGRLGGADIARAESYSEGTVPLHTLRADIDYAAVEADTTYGKLGVKVWIYRGEVLPTKKKASEEGGK comes from the coding sequence ATGGGTCAAAAGGTTAATCCAATTGGTCTTCGTGTCGGTGTTATCCGTGACTGGGAATCTCGTTGGTTCGCTGAGAAAGATTACGCTACATTATTACATGAAGACATCAAAATCCGTGAGTACATTAATGTACGCTTAAAAGATTCTGCTGTTGCTAAAGTAGAAATCGAACGTGCAGCAAATCGTGTAAATGTTACAATTCACACAGCAAAACCTGGTATGGTAATTGGTAAAGGTGGTACTGAAGTTGAAGCACTTCGTAAAGCTCTTAACCAATTAACAGGCAAGCGTGTACACATCAACATTTTAGAAGTTAAGAGAGCTGATCTTAACGCTAAATTAGTAGGCGAAAACATCGCTCGTCAATTAGAAAACCGTGTATCATTCCGTCGTGCACAAAAGCAAGTTATTCAACGTGCTATGCGTGCAGGTGCTAAAGGTATTAAAACACAGGTTTCTGGTCGTCTTGGCGGAGCTGATATCGCTCGTGCAGAATCTTACAGTGAAGGAACTGTTCCACTTCATACACTTCGCGCTGATATTGACTATGCAGCAGTTGAAGCTGATACAACATACGGTAAATTAGGCGTAAAAGTATGGATCTACCGTGGAGAAGTCCTTCCTACAAAAAAGAAAGCTTCTGAGGAAGGAGGAAAATAA
- the rpsG gene encoding 30S ribosomal protein S7 translates to MPRKGPVAKRDVLPDPMYNSKLVTRLINKMMVDGKKGKSQTILYNAFDIVRERSDKEPMEVFEQALKNIMPVLEVRARRVGGANYQVPVEVRPERRTTLGLRWLVNYARLRGEKTMEERLAYEILDAANNAGASVKKREDTHKMAEANKAFAHYRW, encoded by the coding sequence ATGCCTCGTAAAGGACCTGTTGCGAAACGTGACGTGTTACCAGATCCAATGTACAATTCTAAGCTAGTAACACGCCTTATCAACAAAATGATGGTTGACGGTAAAAAAGGTAAATCTCAAACAATTCTTTATAACGCTTTCGATATCGTTCGTGAACGTTCAGATAAAGAACCAATGGAAGTATTCGAGCAAGCTCTTAAGAACATCATGCCTGTTCTTGAAGTACGCGCTCGTCGTGTTGGTGGTGCTAACTACCAAGTTCCAGTTGAGGTTCGTCCAGAACGCCGTACAACTTTAGGTCTTCGCTGGTTAGTAAACTATGCTCGTCTTCGTGGTGAAAAAACTATGGAAGAGCGTCTAGCTTACGAAATCTTAGATGCAGCTAACAACGCTGGTGCATCTGTTAAGAAACGTGAAGACACTCATAAAATGGCAGAAGCTAACAAAGCATTTGCTCATTACCGTTGGTAG
- the rplN gene encoding 50S ribosomal protein L14, which yields MIQQESRLKVADNSGARELLTIKVLGGSGRKYANIGDIIVATVKQATPGGVVKKGDVVKAVVVRTKSGARRPDGSYIKFDENAAVIIKDDKSPRGTRIFGPVARELRDSNFMKIVSLAPEVL from the coding sequence ATGATCCAACAAGAATCTCGTTTGAAAGTTGCTGACAACTCTGGTGCACGTGAACTTTTAACAATTAAAGTATTAGGCGGCTCTGGTCGTAAATATGCTAACATTGGTGACATTATCGTTGCTACGGTAAAACAAGCAACACCAGGTGGCGTTGTTAAAAAAGGTGACGTTGTTAAAGCGGTAGTAGTACGTACGAAGAGCGGAGCTCGTCGTCCGGACGGTTCTTACATCAAATTTGATGAAAACGCAGCGGTTATCATTAAAGACGATAAGAGCCCACGTGGTACTCGTATCTTCGGACCAGTAGCTCGTGAATTACGTGATAGCAACTTCATGAAGATCGTTTCTTTAGCTCCAGAAGTTCTATAA